One Solidesulfovibrio fructosivorans JJ] DNA window includes the following coding sequences:
- a CDS encoding phasin family protein — protein sequence MKPVDLLYMGLGAAFLAKDKFEAFVDEMEKRGEMSRTEAKNFLEDAKARAQQEEEALNARIRKELQKVLEGMGLATKEDIAELKALIEKKPS from the coding sequence ATGAAACCGGTCGATCTGCTGTACATGGGACTTGGCGCGGCCTTTTTGGCCAAGGACAAGTTCGAGGCGTTCGTGGACGAGATGGAAAAGCGCGGCGAGATGTCGCGCACCGAGGCCAAGAACTTCCTGGAAGACGCCAAGGCCCGGGCGCAACAGGAAGAGGAGGCGCTAAACGCCCGCATTCGCAAGGAGTTGCAGAAAGTTCTGGAAGGCATGGGCCTGGCCACCAAGGAGGACATTGCCGAACTCAAGGCGCTTATCGAGAAAAAGCCGTCCTGA
- a CDS encoding cobyrinate a,c-diamide synthase → MNDSSLPLSPQRGDGAVESAFARDEPAAKRRHRPGKCRLHLPPTDLPPTNPSSAQPKPDGGSGGPLASRRGAGAEPRRGPGQRPADDPSPRPGRGLVVAGTRSGCGKTSVALGLMRALSRRGLRVQAFKVGPDFIDPGHHGLATGRVSHNLDDWMCGPDGMREIFARYAADADMVVVEGVMGLFDGFSATDDAGSTARLAKTLGLPVLLVADAASMARSTAAMVSGFTGFDPELAFCGVALNNAGSDSHRELLAEVMAVALPETPLWGVLPRRPAIAMPSRHLGLVTAETDPEALTRLDALADWIEAHMDLPRLIPSLPPLRGSGGAVVPRQGPGAAPLAAGGIPSTSPLIGVARDAAFCFYYAENLRLLEAAGAQLAYFSPLADTALPEGVGGLYLGGGYPELFAQQLAANAAMRGAIREFCAAGRPVLAECGGFMYLMESLVDKAGRSQAMAGVFPFRAIMGERFSALGYREAVTRADTPLGPAGTRLRGHEFHYSRLDGDTGEVAAVYALTGRKGPIDAPEGFLRGNTLGSYVHLHFGGNPRAAAHFAACCAKGRD, encoded by the coding sequence ATGAACGATTCTTCCTTGCCACTTTCGCCCCAACGGGGCGACGGCGCGGTGGAGTCGGCATTTGCCCGGGACGAGCCTGCCGCGAAGCGGCGGCACCGTCCCGGCAAATGCCGACTCCATCTTCCTCCCACCGACCTTCCGCCAACCAACCCATCCTCCGCCCAGCCAAAGCCGGACGGGGGGTCCGGGGGGCCCCTGGCCTCCCGGCGGGGTGCAGGGGCGGAGCCCCGCCGGGGGCCGGGGCAGCGCCCCGCCGACGACCCATCCCCCCGCCCCGGGCGCGGCCTCGTCGTGGCCGGCACGCGCAGCGGCTGCGGCAAGACGTCGGTGGCGCTGGGGCTGATGCGGGCGCTTTCGCGGCGCGGGCTGCGGGTGCAGGCGTTCAAGGTTGGGCCGGACTTCATCGACCCGGGGCACCATGGGCTGGCCACGGGCCGGGTGAGCCACAACCTCGACGACTGGATGTGCGGCCCGGACGGCATGCGGGAGATCTTCGCCCGGTACGCGGCCGACGCGGACATGGTGGTGGTCGAGGGGGTGATGGGGCTTTTCGACGGCTTCTCGGCCACGGACGACGCCGGCAGCACGGCCCGGCTGGCCAAGACGCTCGGGCTGCCGGTGCTGCTGGTGGCGGACGCCGCGTCCATGGCCCGGTCAACGGCGGCGATGGTGTCCGGGTTTACGGGGTTCGATCCGGAGCTCGCTTTTTGCGGCGTGGCGCTCAACAACGCCGGCAGCGACAGCCACCGCGAGCTTTTGGCCGAGGTCATGGCCGTCGCGCTTCCTGAGACGCCGCTTTGGGGCGTGTTGCCGCGCCGGCCGGCAATCGCCATGCCTTCGCGGCACCTGGGGCTCGTTACGGCCGAAACCGACCCCGAGGCCCTTACCCGCCTCGACGCCCTGGCCGACTGGATTGAAGCGCACATGGACCTGCCGCGCCTCATTCCATCCCTCCCCCCATTACGGGGGTCCGGGGGAGCCGTGGTCCCCCGGCAGGGTCCAGGGGCAGCGCCCCTGGCCGCCGGAGGCATACCCTCCACATCGCCCCTCATCGGCGTCGCCCGCGATGCGGCATTCTGCTTTTATTATGCGGAGAATCTGCGGCTGCTCGAAGCGGCCGGAGCGCAACTGGCGTATTTTTCGCCGCTTGCGGACACGGCCCTGCCCGAGGGTGTGGGGGGACTGTACCTGGGCGGCGGCTATCCGGAGCTTTTCGCGCAACAGCTTGCGGCGAACGCGGCCATGCGCGGGGCCATCCGGGAATTCTGCGCCGCCGGGCGGCCGGTTTTGGCCGAGTGCGGCGGGTTCATGTATCTGATGGAGTCGCTTGTCGACAAAGCGGGACGCAGCCAGGCCATGGCCGGGGTGTTTCCGTTCCGGGCGATCATGGGCGAACGGTTCTCGGCCCTGGGCTACCGGGAGGCGGTCACCCGGGCGGACACGCCGCTTGGGCCGGCCGGGACCCGGCTGCGGGGGCACGAGTTCCATTATTCGCGCCTGGACGGCGACACGGGCGAGGTTGCGGCCGTCTATGCCCTGACCGGACGCAAGGGGCCCATCGACGCGCCGGAGGGATTTCTGCGCGGCAACACGCTCGGCAGCTACGTGCACCTGCATTTCGGCGGCAATCCCCGGGCGGCGGCCCATTTCGCGGCCTGCTGCGCCAAAGGGAGGGACTGA
- a CDS encoding oxidoreductase/nitrogenase component 1, with amino-acid sequence MKIFHKLLPLATGYFGVSSALYDFDGLVVIYGPAGGAWHINIEDEPRWYRGPATVVGAGLLEMDVILGNEDKFIDNIAKVATELDRRFIALAGTPISEIIGTDLKGFARTLEARTGLPVFMVPTAGSEPYPEGAGKAFLALADKFMVPPTKKRGKSLNVLGAIHLSTGKPEHIQPLLTALEQAGHALVSVFSVARPGQEDPLQAVREAPEAAANLVVSASGLSLAARMQAAYGTPYVAGLPVGRQGLADILAMLEGRPAAPATPPARPAPFKHALVIGEPVVSYGIKHCLRRDFGLPEVDVVSVTPSEALFADAPGCRGVLAARGPRDLDTDAEQAIAERVNDPAVDFIVADPCYEALLTRKARFVPVPHIALSARFNWDMPYEYAVEKGYASFEQALFGA; translated from the coding sequence ATGAAAATCTTCCACAAGCTTCTGCCCCTGGCCACAGGCTATTTCGGCGTCAGTTCGGCCCTGTACGATTTCGACGGGCTGGTGGTGATCTACGGCCCGGCCGGCGGGGCCTGGCACATCAATATCGAGGACGAGCCCCGCTGGTACCGGGGACCGGCCACCGTGGTCGGGGCCGGACTGCTGGAGATGGACGTCATCCTCGGCAACGAGGACAAGTTCATCGACAACATCGCCAAGGTCGCAACCGAGCTCGACCGCCGGTTCATCGCCCTGGCCGGCACGCCCATCTCGGAGATCATCGGCACGGACCTCAAGGGCTTCGCCCGCACGCTGGAAGCCCGCACCGGGTTGCCGGTGTTCATGGTGCCGACCGCCGGCTCGGAGCCCTACCCCGAGGGCGCGGGCAAGGCGTTTCTGGCCCTGGCCGACAAGTTCATGGTTCCGCCGACAAAGAAGCGGGGAAAAAGCCTGAACGTGCTCGGGGCCATCCACCTGTCCACGGGCAAGCCGGAACATATCCAGCCGCTTTTGACGGCCCTTGAACAAGCCGGCCATGCCCTGGTCAGCGTCTTTTCCGTGGCCCGCCCGGGCCAAGAGGACCCGCTCCAGGCCGTACGCGAGGCCCCGGAAGCGGCCGCCAACCTGGTGGTTTCGGCAAGCGGCCTGTCCCTGGCCGCGCGCATGCAGGCCGCCTACGGCACGCCCTATGTGGCCGGCCTGCCCGTCGGCCGGCAGGGACTGGCCGACATCCTGGCCATGCTGGAGGGACGTCCCGCCGCCCCGGCGACGCCGCCCGCGCGCCCAGCGCCCTTTAAACACGCCCTGGTCATCGGCGAGCCGGTCGTCAGCTATGGCATCAAGCACTGCCTGCGCCGCGATTTCGGCCTGCCCGAGGTGGACGTGGTGTCCGTGACGCCGTCCGAGGCGCTTTTTGCCGACGCGCCCGGTTGCCGGGGCGTTCTCGCCGCGCGCGGCCCCCGCGACCTGGACACCGACGCCGAGCAGGCCATTGCCGAGCGCGTAAACGATCCGGCCGTGGATTTCATTGTCGCAGACCCGTGCTACGAAGCCCTGCTCACCCGCAAGGCGCGCTTTGTCCCGGTGCCGCATATCGCCTTAAGCGCCCGCTTCAACTGGGACATGCCCTACGAATATGCGGTGGAAAAAGGCTACGCCTCTTTCGAGCAGGCGCTTTTCGGCGCGTAG
- a CDS encoding bifunctional cobalt-precorrin-7 (C(5))-methyltransferase/cobalt-precorrin-6B (C(15))-methyltransferase, which yields MTPKRVAVIGCGIGRPWLAPEPADALAGAAVVVGGARQLALFPDHPARRIPIVGPLAAVCDAIETATDSGEAVCVLADGDPLFFGIGRLLVERFGSDRLTFYPSVTAVGAAAARLGRPWQDLPAVSLHGRSDLTPLFAALVRHGAAAVYTDAVNTPAVIADKLLGRGGAAFTMHVLEEMGLPGERRRSLRLAEAANQDFSPLNLTLVERTHPPEIALSLGLADDALSRSDRVFTKAPVRAVSLAGLAPRPGDVVWDVGAGTGAVALEASLLNLGGPVFAVERDPARHALLMDNIRRTGALTVTPIHGEAPDALAGLADPDRIFIGGGLTNAPDLLPELCRRLRPGGRLVANCVLLGSLHSALETLRALGWPVTLTQVQAETATPLAGDLRFCAENPVFVLTAVKESRHG from the coding sequence ATGACCCCCAAGCGCGTCGCCGTCATCGGCTGCGGCATCGGCCGGCCATGGCTGGCCCCGGAACCGGCCGACGCCCTGGCCGGGGCCGCCGTGGTGGTCGGCGGCGCCCGCCAGCTTGCCCTTTTTCCGGATCATCCCGCGCGCCGCATCCCCATCGTCGGTCCGCTTGCCGCCGTGTGCGACGCCATCGAAACCGCTACCGACAGCGGCGAGGCGGTCTGCGTGCTGGCCGACGGCGATCCGCTTTTTTTCGGCATCGGCCGCCTGCTGGTCGAACGTTTCGGGTCCGATCGCCTGACGTTTTACCCGAGCGTCACCGCCGTCGGGGCCGCCGCCGCCCGGCTGGGCCGGCCCTGGCAGGACCTCCCGGCCGTTTCGCTCCACGGCCGAAGCGACCTGACGCCCCTTTTCGCCGCCCTCGTCCGCCACGGCGCGGCAGCGGTCTACACCGACGCCGTCAACACCCCGGCCGTCATCGCGGACAAGCTGCTTGGGCGCGGCGGCGCAGCCTTTACGATGCACGTGCTGGAGGAAATGGGCTTGCCCGGGGAGCGCCGCCGCAGCCTGCGTCTGGCCGAGGCGGCCAACCAGGATTTTTCCCCGCTCAACCTCACGCTCGTCGAACGCACGCACCCGCCCGAAATCGCGCTCAGCCTGGGCCTTGCCGACGACGCGCTTTCGCGAAGCGACCGCGTCTTCACCAAGGCTCCGGTGCGGGCCGTGTCCCTGGCCGGGCTCGCACCGCGTCCGGGAGACGTCGTCTGGGACGTGGGGGCCGGGACCGGGGCCGTGGCCCTGGAAGCGTCCCTGTTAAACCTCGGCGGCCCGGTCTTTGCCGTGGAGCGCGATCCGGCCCGGCATGCGCTGCTTATGGACAACATCCGCCGCACCGGCGCGCTGACCGTGACGCCCATCCACGGCGAGGCCCCGGACGCCCTGGCCGGGCTGGCGGACCCGGACCGCATTTTCATCGGCGGGGGCCTGACAAACGCGCCGGACCTGCTGCCCGAACTGTGCCGGCGGCTGCGCCCCGGGGGCAGGCTGGTCGCCAACTGCGTGCTGCTCGGCAGCCTGCACAGCGCCCTGGAAACGCTTCGCGCCCTGGGCTGGCCCGTGACCCTCACCCAGGTCCAGGCGGAGACGGCAACCCCGCTTGCCGGGGACCTGCGGTTTTGCGCCGAAAATCCCGTCTTCGTCCTAACCGCCGTCAAGGAATCCCGCCATGGCTGA
- the cobM gene encoding precorrin-4 C(11)-methyltransferase, which produces MADAPDVPCGVYFIGAGPGDPELLTVKAARIIGRADLVLYAGSLVSPAVVALAKKEARVVDSAPLTLAETHALLVDAVRAGGIAARVHTGDPALYGALSEQTRLLVADDIPYQVIPGVTSASAAAAAFGVSVTEPETTQSLILTRLAGRTPMPPGESLAALAAHKATLAIYLSAGDPEGVAAALREAGLPGDTPVAIAHRLGWPGEKRLWATVATLAETVRHAGVDRQTLFLVLPGLGQGTCSKLYDPSFGHGFRPVRDDG; this is translated from the coding sequence ATGGCTGACGCGCCCGACGTCCCTTGCGGCGTCTATTTCATCGGAGCCGGCCCCGGCGACCCGGAGCTGCTCACGGTCAAGGCCGCCCGGATCATCGGCCGGGCCGATCTGGTCCTTTACGCCGGCTCGCTGGTATCGCCGGCCGTGGTGGCCCTGGCCAAAAAAGAGGCGCGGGTGGTCGATTCCGCGCCGCTGACCCTGGCCGAGACCCATGCCCTGCTCGTAGACGCCGTGCGGGCCGGGGGCATCGCCGCCCGGGTGCATACCGGCGATCCGGCCCTTTACGGCGCGCTGTCCGAACAGACCCGGCTCCTGGTCGCCGACGACATCCCCTATCAGGTCATTCCCGGCGTTACCTCGGCCTCGGCCGCCGCCGCCGCCTTCGGCGTCTCCGTAACCGAACCGGAGACGACCCAGAGCCTGATCCTGACCCGGCTCGCCGGGCGCACGCCCATGCCGCCGGGGGAATCCCTGGCCGCCCTGGCCGCGCACAAAGCCACCCTGGCCATCTACCTCTCGGCCGGCGATCCCGAGGGCGTGGCCGCCGCCCTGCGCGAAGCGGGACTCCCCGGGGACACGCCGGTGGCCATCGCCCATCGCCTGGGCTGGCCTGGGGAAAAACGCCTCTGGGCCACCGTCGCCACCCTGGCCGAAACGGTGCGCCATGCCGGCGTCGACCGGCAAACCCTTTTCTTGGTGCTGCCCGGGCTCGGCCAGGGAACATGCTCCAAACTCTACGACCCGTCCTTC
- a CDS encoding oxidoreductase/nitrogenase component 1: MRATQASIEMARLTRREDFPFAPLEGVGPNLAGWGVIETSLLLPESLSIMVGPSACLRHSAFMAHARGFGDRFYMLCLEEVDMTMGRHLDKIEKAVRDIAATRPEKAIFLIVGCPDYILGTDFTGVLERLTAATGRRVILGAMAPITIGLKESPFTSAYTSFFEFLKDAPRTPDPDAVNLLGTFMPLSPDGEFYAVLRAAGLSRLTQIPLCADLEEFSRMASAGHSLVLHPLANGMAGRMEKELGIPSLFVPTAYGFGTIAAQYAKIGEALGRDLDTTAAEKAAKEAAGPLLDTLRGKTIAIGCAINGSPYELALAFVDAGLTVDTIFGRGTFKPYEWKLIERLREVAPHIRVYNVSHPNLCGETAAFDHVDLAYGVDAGMFCAKAVNVPLSRYQEQHYGYENAVWMLEETRQAMAHPVSNHDWIYRRQFLI, from the coding sequence ATGCGCGCAACACAAGCCTCGATCGAGATGGCGCGGCTCACGCGACGGGAGGATTTCCCCTTCGCGCCGCTGGAGGGCGTGGGCCCCAATCTGGCCGGCTGGGGCGTCATCGAAACCTCGCTCCTTTTGCCCGAGTCGCTTTCCATCATGGTCGGGCCCTCGGCCTGCCTGCGCCACTCGGCCTTCATGGCCCATGCCCGAGGATTCGGCGACCGCTTCTATATGCTGTGCCTCGAGGAAGTGGACATGACCATGGGCCGGCATCTGGACAAGATCGAGAAGGCCGTGCGGGACATCGCGGCCACCCGGCCGGAAAAGGCCATCTTCCTCATCGTCGGCTGCCCGGACTACATCCTGGGCACGGATTTCACCGGCGTGCTCGAGCGGCTCACGGCCGCCACCGGCCGCCGCGTCATCCTCGGGGCCATGGCCCCCATCACCATCGGGCTCAAGGAATCGCCCTTCACCTCGGCCTACACCTCGTTTTTCGAGTTTTTAAAGGATGCGCCGCGCACGCCCGATCCCGACGCCGTGAACCTGCTCGGCACCTTCATGCCGCTTTCCCCGGACGGCGAATTCTACGCGGTGCTGCGGGCGGCCGGCCTGTCGCGCCTCACCCAGATTCCCCTTTGCGCCGATCTCGAGGAGTTTTCCCGCATGGCCTCGGCCGGGCATTCCCTGGTGCTCCATCCGCTGGCCAACGGCATGGCCGGACGCATGGAAAAGGAGCTGGGCATCCCGTCGCTTTTCGTGCCCACGGCCTACGGCTTCGGGACCATCGCCGCCCAGTACGCCAAAATAGGCGAGGCCCTCGGCCGCGACCTGGACACGACGGCCGCCGAGAAGGCCGCCAAGGAAGCCGCCGGACCGCTCCTCGACACCCTTCGCGGCAAGACCATCGCCATTGGATGCGCGATCAACGGCAGCCCCTACGAGCTGGCCCTGGCCTTCGTGGACGCGGGACTCACGGTGGATACCATCTTCGGGCGCGGCACCTTCAAGCCCTACGAATGGAAGCTGATCGAACGCCTGCGCGAGGTCGCGCCGCACATCCGGGTCTACAACGTCTCCCACCCGAACCTCTGCGGCGAAACGGCCGCCTTCGACCACGTGGACCTGGCCTACGGCGTGGACGCCGGCATGTTCTGCGCCAAGGCGGTCAACGTGCCGCTGTCGCGCTACCAGGAGCAGCACTACGGCTACGAAAACGCCGTGTGGATGCTCGAGGAAACCCGGCAGGCGATGGCCCATCCGGTCAGCAACCACGACTGGATCTACCGGCGCCAGTTCCTCATTTAA
- a CDS encoding M14 family metallopeptidase translates to MRSILIALLLSAFASTAFGGNLDFTLHKLDSGRPGPTVLVVGGIQGDEPGGFYTAALLVSHYKIKTGAVWVVPNLNFLSIIHNSRGMHGDMNRKFADLDPKDPEYAAIQKIKAIITDKRVDAVLHLHDGWGYYSPTYVSDWQCPARWGQSVIIDQTSVPGARFGDLQALAQKAVDDANQHLYEELHAYHVKNTHTHDLNNETAKEMSKTLTYFAINHGKPAFGIEGSKNITPFMSAYYHLAVVESFLNSFGIEFERTFPLDTKQVAEALQSNVDVSFFDNKVYLDLRNARARLRYIPLKKGSAVEYRPGSPIMALVSADKSLRVYFGNKNVTELDPQYFDYDTSLDAVPMTIDGTRRTVPFGSVVNVAGSFVVEPNHDYRVNVIGYAKPGHDDEGGLTIRRDDLKAGYSVDKDGSIYRVEVYKGDKFCGMILAAFQPDEAPRMAKARNDKLLTRLKTSGALELGR, encoded by the coding sequence ATGCGTTCCATCCTGATCGCGCTTCTCCTCTCGGCTTTCGCATCGACCGCCTTCGGCGGCAATCTCGACTTCACCCTGCACAAACTCGACTCCGGCCGCCCCGGCCCGACCGTGCTCGTGGTCGGCGGCATCCAGGGCGACGAGCCCGGCGGCTTCTACACCGCCGCCCTGCTCGTGTCGCACTACAAGATCAAAACCGGCGCGGTCTGGGTCGTGCCCAACCTCAACTTCCTGTCCATTATCCACAACTCGCGCGGCATGCACGGCGACATGAACCGCAAGTTCGCCGACCTCGACCCCAAGGACCCGGAATACGCGGCCATCCAGAAAATAAAGGCCATCATCACCGACAAGCGCGTGGACGCCGTGCTCCACCTGCACGACGGCTGGGGCTACTACAGCCCCACCTACGTCTCCGACTGGCAGTGCCCGGCGCGCTGGGGCCAATCCGTCATCATCGACCAGACCAGCGTTCCCGGCGCGCGCTTCGGCGACCTCCAGGCACTGGCCCAAAAGGCCGTGGACGACGCCAACCAGCACCTTTACGAAGAGCTGCACGCCTACCACGTCAAAAACACCCACACCCACGACCTCAATAACGAGACCGCCAAGGAGATGTCGAAGACGCTGACCTACTTCGCCATCAACCACGGCAAGCCGGCTTTCGGCATCGAAGGCAGCAAGAACATCACCCCCTTCATGTCCGCCTACTACCACCTGGCCGTGGTCGAAAGCTTCCTCAATTCCTTCGGCATCGAATTCGAACGCACCTTTCCCCTGGACACCAAACAGGTGGCCGAAGCCCTGCAAAGCAACGTGGACGTCTCGTTTTTCGACAACAAGGTCTACCTGGACCTGCGAAACGCCCGCGCACGCCTGCGCTACATCCCGCTCAAGAAGGGCAGCGCCGTGGAATACCGCCCCGGCAGCCCCATCATGGCCCTGGTCTCGGCCGACAAAAGCCTCAGGGTCTACTTCGGCAACAAGAACGTGACCGAACTCGACCCCCAATACTTCGACTACGACACCAGCCTCGACGCCGTGCCCATGACCATCGACGGCACGCGGCGCACCGTGCCCTTCGGCAGCGTCGTCAACGTGGCGGGCTCCTTCGTCGTCGAACCAAACCACGACTACCGCGTCAACGTCATCGGTTACGCCAAACCCGGCCACGACGACGAAGGCGGCCTCACCATCCGCCGCGACGACCTCAAGGCCGGCTACTCCGTGGACAAGGACGGCTCCATCTACCGCGTGGAAGTCTACAAGGGCGACAAGTTCTGCGGCATGATCCTCGCCGCCTTCCAACCAGACGAAGCCCCCCGCATGGCCAAGGCCCGAAACGACAAGCTGCTGACGCGCCTCAAAACAAGCGGCGCTCTGGAACTGGGCCGGTAA
- the cbiD gene encoding cobalt-precorrin-5B (C(1))-methyltransferase CbiD, whose amino-acid sequence MAGEKLREGFTTGTAAAGAAKAAALTLLGGAVPGTVDVPLPNGSRMSLAVAEARREGDGAAACIIKDGGDDPDATHGARIGCRVTRRAEAGIALDGGEGVGRVTLPGLPVPVGQAAINPAPRQQIIAALTEAARQCGYGGGLAAVVTVEGGEAIAKRTLNPRLGIVGGISILGVSGIVRPFSHEAWKASIAEALDVAKALGHGTVGFSTGRRSEAFLRSLYPDLPETACVQAADFFAFALAEAARREFAAIVWAAFPGKLVKMAQGLPNTHAHKGETDFSALADWCALAGWPEDLARQAATANTARHAFEIAPSAEAKRALAELLAGEALAHMRRFAGGSPAITLVVFDFDGVMLTRGGAASPGPI is encoded by the coding sequence ATGGCCGGGGAAAAGCTGCGCGAGGGTTTCACCACCGGCACGGCGGCGGCCGGCGCGGCCAAGGCGGCGGCGCTCACGCTTCTTGGCGGGGCGGTACCCGGAACCGTCGATGTGCCGTTGCCGAACGGTTCCCGTATGTCCCTGGCCGTGGCCGAAGCGCGGCGCGAAGGGGATGGAGCCGCAGCCTGCATCATCAAGGACGGCGGCGACGACCCGGACGCGACCCACGGGGCGCGCATCGGCTGCCGGGTGACGCGCCGGGCCGAAGCGGGGATCGCGCTTGACGGCGGCGAGGGCGTCGGCCGGGTGACGCTGCCGGGGCTGCCGGTGCCGGTCGGGCAGGCGGCCATCAATCCCGCGCCACGCCAGCAGATCATCGCCGCCCTGACCGAAGCGGCGCGCCAGTGCGGCTACGGGGGCGGACTTGCGGCCGTGGTCACGGTGGAAGGCGGCGAAGCCATCGCCAAGCGGACGCTCAACCCGCGCCTGGGCATCGTCGGCGGCATCTCCATCCTCGGCGTCTCCGGCATCGTGCGGCCGTTTAGCCACGAGGCCTGGAAGGCCTCCATCGCCGAAGCCCTCGACGTGGCCAAGGCGCTCGGCCATGGCACGGTCGGGTTTTCCACCGGCAGGCGCAGCGAGGCGTTCCTGCGGAGCCTTTACCCCGATCTGCCGGAAACGGCCTGCGTCCAGGCGGCGGATTTCTTCGCCTTCGCCCTTGCGGAAGCGGCCAGGCGGGAATTCGCGGCCATTGTCTGGGCGGCCTTTCCCGGCAAGCTGGTCAAGATGGCCCAGGGGTTGCCCAACACCCATGCCCATAAAGGGGAAACCGATTTTTCCGCCCTGGCCGACTGGTGCGCCCTGGCCGGCTGGCCAGAGGATTTAGCGCGGCAGGCGGCCACGGCCAACACCGCCCGTCATGCCTTCGAGATCGCCCCCTCGGCCGAAGCCAAACGCGCCCTGGCCGAACTGCTCGCCGGCGAGGCGCTGGCCCATATGCGCCGCTTTGCCGGCGGCTCCCCGGCCATCACCCTCGTCGTGTTCGACTTCGATGGCGTGATGCTGACCAGGGGAGGCGCTGCCTCCCCTGGCCCCATTTAA
- a CDS encoding ABC1 kinase family protein yields MPSGFAPRRVWLAFRFLHTVFVLVRRKERFLALRPLPPRRLKEAILTLGVSFIKLAQVLATRADFFTEDYLVELRGIHDEVAPMPESDFRTAFARAFGAAPPFAAFEAQPLASASIGQVHEAYLADGNKVAVKLRRLGVERLVRADLRLVRGMLSLFSPFFSRATKNSVEAVLAEFSAMIVKEADLSVELANLRKFTDAYGDGAVRFPAPVPELSNADALVMSFETGFRIDDKAGLAAAGIPFRKVLDDLIAFYIEQMLVRGYFHADPHPGNILVRPDGGITLLDFGMVKRLPADTRVAMIEVAKTAHDRDYEGFIVACKRLGIVAAGAEPTEMMEFSERMFDIFGDASLSAASMQALAFSVLDSMKDLPFKVPQDVVYVMRASTLIEGLGTTYIENFNGVKDILPLLRRNLARAMGAEAGLFPTLRSELTSLPLTLRRAKTVLTDLSESNLRVKLSPETLEYAGERLRPYLRRVALGILLLAAAFLVALTRPPHAVPIAWTLFAAGAVRIWLALR; encoded by the coding sequence ATGCCGTCCGGATTCGCGCCGCGCCGCGTCTGGCTGGCTTTTCGGTTCCTCCATACGGTCTTCGTGCTGGTGCGGCGCAAGGAGCGGTTTCTCGCCTTGCGCCCCTTGCCGCCGCGCCGGCTCAAAGAGGCCATCCTGACGCTCGGCGTCAGCTTCATCAAGCTGGCCCAGGTGCTGGCCACCCGGGCCGATTTTTTTACCGAGGACTATCTGGTCGAACTGCGGGGCATCCACGACGAGGTCGCCCCCATGCCCGAGTCCGATTTCCGGACGGCCTTCGCCAGGGCCTTCGGCGCCGCGCCGCCGTTTGCCGCCTTTGAGGCGCAGCCGCTGGCCAGCGCGTCCATCGGCCAGGTGCATGAGGCGTATCTTGCCGACGGGAATAAGGTTGCGGTGAAGCTGCGCCGGTTGGGGGTGGAGCGGCTGGTGCGGGCGGATTTGCGGCTGGTGCGGGGCATGTTGTCCCTTTTCTCCCCGTTTTTTTCGCGGGCTACGAAAAATTCCGTGGAAGCCGTGCTGGCGGAATTTTCCGCCATGATCGTCAAGGAAGCCGACTTGTCCGTGGAGCTTGCCAACCTGCGCAAGTTCACCGACGCCTACGGCGACGGCGCGGTGCGGTTCCCTGCTCCCGTGCCGGAGCTTTCCAACGCCGACGCCCTGGTCATGAGCTTCGAGACCGGGTTTCGCATCGACGACAAGGCCGGGCTGGCCGCCGCCGGCATCCCCTTCCGCAAGGTGCTCGACGACCTGATCGCCTTTTATATCGAACAGATGCTGGTGCGGGGCTATTTCCACGCCGACCCGCATCCCGGCAACATCCTGGTGCGGCCGGATGGGGGCATCACCCTGCTCGATTTCGGCATGGTCAAGCGGCTTCCCGCCGACACCCGGGTGGCCATGATCGAGGTGGCCAAGACCGCCCACGACCGGGACTACGAGGGCTTCATCGTGGCCTGCAAGCGTCTGGGCATCGTGGCCGCCGGGGCCGAGCCCACCGAGATGATGGAATTTTCCGAGCGCATGTTCGACATCTTCGGCGACGCCAGCCTGTCCGCCGCCTCCATGCAGGCGCTGGCCTTCTCGGTGCTCGATTCCATGAAGGACCTGCCGTTCAAGGTGCCTCAGGACGTGGTCTACGTCATGCGGGCGAGCACGCTGATCGAGGGCCTCGGCACCACCTACATCGAGAATTTCAACGGCGTGAAGGACATCCTGCCGCTTCTGCGCCGCAATCTGGCCCGGGCCATGGGCGCGGAGGCCGGGCTTTTTCCCACCCTGCGTTCGGAACTGACCAGCCTGCCGCTGACCTTGCGCCGGGCCAAGACGGTGCTGACGGACTTAAGCGAATCCAACCTGCGGGTGAAGCTCTCGCCCGAGACCCTGGAATACGCCGGCGAACGCCTGCGCCCCTATCTGCGCCGGGTGGCGTTGGGGATTTTGCTCCTTGCCGCCGCCTTTCTCGTGGCCCTGACGCGGCCGCCCCATGCCGTGCCCATTGCCTGGACACTGTTTGCGGCCGGGGCGGTACGCATCTGGCTGGCTCTCCGTTAG